A window of the Hordeum vulgare subsp. vulgare chromosome 5H, MorexV3_pseudomolecules_assembly, whole genome shotgun sequence genome harbors these coding sequences:
- the LOC123452767 gene encoding uncharacterized protein LOC123452767, which translates to MHLSLWKPLSHCAAILLSKNHRRRGGGGRGHGGGNGNGRRDDPASFLRQLRDALDAASEEGALCPPPDAAGAEADAAVTRSRSLARLRAQRDFLRATALAAAAGPFRSISDLPLLAHAIATFLSMYPDYASTSDVDRLRLDHYSHLDAPGAARVCLDYCGFGLFDSSWDSSSSSFTLSELNANLSNHALYGGAEPGTAENDIKERILEYLNVPASEYALVFTVSRGSAFKLLAECYPFENNRRLLTMFDHESQSVNWMAQSARAKGAKTRTAWFRWPTLKLCSTELRKEIVGKRKARRRDAAVGLFVFPAQSRVTGAKYSYQWMALAQQNGWHVMLDAGALGPKDMDSLGLSLFRPDFIITSFYRVFGSDPTGFGCLLIKKSVIGSLQGRNGCNASGMVRIVPVFPQYLSDSIDEFDAVETEGLEDDSCTPIDENTVPDVRNGSQLPAFSGVYTSAQVRETFESDPGRDSSSDRDGASTIFEETESISVGEVMRSPAFSEDCSSENSFWVDVGQSPLGSEKSGQFKKGKLGSPLPSSWFTGRKGNKRMSPNLPSRISRSPLYDGNVISFDAAVLSVSQDVDCLREGPEEEIYENGRGNHFRQVSEIQEEPEVEEVACQHAMDGGLDHKESAIRRETEGEFRLLGRRDGNSRFAGGRLFGVEEIDGALSMGRRVSFNTEANMIADRLHRASDAAEASGYPFRDDDACISDGYDDAQEWSRREPEIICRHIDHVDMMGLNRTTLRLRYLINWLVTSLLQLKLPGSKDSDGVPLVHIYGPKIKYERGASVAFNLKQSGGAFINAEFVQKIAEKNGISLGIGFLSHIKIDPNQKQSNGALDIPEASFYKNGRRDSKKVTIRVEVVTASLGFLTNFEDVYKMWAFVAKFLDPSFLESERIAIATDHMEAIAAEHMEGQI; encoded by the coding sequence ATGCATCTCTCCCTGTGGAAGCCGCTCTCACACTGCGCCGCCATCCTCCTCTCCAAGAACcaccggcggcggggaggaggcggACGCGGGCATGGCGGCGGTAACGGCAACGGCCGGCGTGACGACCCGGCGTCGTTCCTCCGGCAGCTGCGGGACGCGCTGGACGCCGCGTCGGAGGAGGGCGCCCTCTGCCCGCCGCCCGACGCGGCCGGCGCGGAGGCGGACGCCGCGGTCACGCGCTCCCGCTCCCTGGCGCGCCTGCGGGCGCAGCGCGACTTCCTCCGCGCCACCGCCCTCGCCGCCGCAGCCGGCCCGTTCCGCTCCATCTCCGACCTGCCGCTCCTCGCCCACGCCATAGCCACATTCCTCTCCATGTACCCGGACTACGCCTCCACCTCCGACGTCGACCGCCTCCGCCTCGACCATTACTCCCACCTcgacgcccccggcgccgccaggGTCTGCCTCGACTACTGCGGCTTCGGCCTCTTCGACTCCAGctgggactcctcctcctcctccttcacattGTCCGAACTCAATGCCAATCTCAGCAACCACGCGCTCTACGGTGGCGCTGAGCCCGGCACGGCCGAGAATGACATCAAGGAGCGGATCCTCGAGTACCTGAATGTGCCGGCCAGCGAGTACGCCCTGGTCTTCACCGTGAGCCGGGGGTCAGCATTCAAGCTGCTGGCCGAGTGCTACCCGTTTGAGAACAACCGAAGGCTGCTCACCATGTTTGACCATGAGAGCCAGTCGGTGAACTGGATGGCGCAGAGTGCGCGGGCAAAGGGTGCCAAGACGCGCACCGCATGGTTCCGCTGGCCCACTCTGAAGCTCTGCTCGACGGAGCTGCGCAAGGAGATCGTGGGCAAGAGGAAGGCCAGGCGACGGGATGCTGCGGTCGGATTGTTCGTGTTCCCTGCGCAGTCTCGGGTGACCGGCGCCAAGTACTCCTACCAGTGGATGGCGCTGGCGCAGCAGAATGGCTGGCATGTTATGCTTGATGCTGGTGCACTTGGTCCCAAGGACATGGACTCGCTGGGGCTCTCGCTGTTCCGGCCCGACTTCATTATAACGTCATTCTACCGGGTGTTTGGTTCTGACCCAACTGGATTTGGTTGCCTTCTGATCAAGAAGTCGGTTATTGGGAGCTTGCAGGGGAGGAATGGCTGCAATGCCTCTGGGATGGTCAGGATTGTTCCAGTCTTTCCACAGTACCTGAGTGACTCCATCGATGAATTTGATGCAGTGGAAACTGAGGGACTTGAAGACGACTCTTGCACTCCGATAGATGAAAATACAGTGCCTGATGTTCGGAATGGCTCGCAGCTGCCAGCATTTTCGGGTGTGTACACGTCTGCTCAGGTCAGAGAGACGTTTGAGAGCGACCCTGGCCGTGACAGCAGCTCGGATAGGGACGGGGCGAGCACCATTTTCGAAGAAACCGAGAGCATATCTGTCGGTGAGGTGATGAGAAGCCCAGCATTCAGCGAGGACTGTTCATCAGAGAACTCCTTCTGGGTTGATGTTGGCCAGAGCCCGTTGGGGTCAGAGAAGTCCGGCCAGTTCAAGAAAGGGAAACTGGGATCACCGCTACCATCGTCTTGGTTCACTGGCAGAAAGGGTAACAAGAGGATGTCACCTAACCTACCGTCAAGGATATCTAGAAGCCCACTTTATGATGGTAATGTGATTTCTTTTGATGCTGCTGTACTGTCAGTCTCACAAGATGTAGACTGCCTCAGGGAAGGCCCTGAAGAAGAAATCTATGAGAATGGCCGGGGAAATCATTTCAGGCAAGTTAGTGAAATCCAAGAGGAGCCAGAGGTTGAAGAGGTTGCATGCCAGCATGCCATGGACGGTGGTTTGGACCACAAAGAAAGTGCGATAAGAAGGGAGACTGAAGGGGAGTTCAGGCTGCTGGGACGGAGGGATGGAAACAGCAGGTTTGCTGGGGGTCGTCTCTTCGGTGTTGAAGAGATTGACGGAGCTCTAAGCATGGGGCGCAGGGTTTCATTCAACACCGAGGCGAATATGATTGCTGACAGACTACATCGGGCCTCAGATGCTGCTGAAGCGTCTGGATATCCATTTCGTGACGACGATGCTTGTATAAGTGATGGTTATGATGATGCTCAAGAGTGGAGCAGGAGGGAACCAGAGATAATTTGCAGGCACATTGATCATGTTGACATGATGGGCCTCAACAGAACAACTCTCAGGTTAAGGTACCTTATCAATTGGCTAGTAACTTCGCTGTTGCAGCTGAAGCTGCCAGGCTCAAAAGACAGTGATGGAGTTCCTCTTGTCCACATTTATGGTCCAAAGATTAAGTATGAAAGGGGAGCGTCCGTTGCTTTCAATCTGAAGCAAAGTGGTGGTGCTTTCATTAATGCTGAATTTGTCCAGAAGATAGCTGAGAAAAATGGCATATCTCTCGGCATCGGTTTTCTTAGCCATATAAAGATAGACCCAAACCAGAAACAGTCAAATGGAGCACTAGATATACCCGAGGCTTCCTTTTATAAGAATGGTCGCAGAGACAGTAAAAAGGTGACTATAAGAGTTGAAGTTGTGACTGCTTCCCTTGGCTTCCTCACTAACTTTGAAGATGTGTACAAGATGTGGGCATTTGTTGCCAAGTTTCTAGACCCTTCATTCCTGGAAAGTGAGCGCATTGCCATAGCTACTGACCACATGGAAGCCATAGCTGCTGAGCACATGGAAGGGCAAATTTGA